The Ochotona princeps isolate mOchPri1 chromosome 1, mOchPri1.hap1, whole genome shotgun sequence genome has a segment encoding these proteins:
- the RAB44 gene encoding ras-related protein Rab-44, with amino-acid sequence MESGQRTSRKSRKLGSNRRQQMREPADGQDAPMAQEPVTWSSQAQEELQAFLQDCGAKNRSFVTRQDLEAAKFSFLGSNEELEMIFDWVDVERKGRLSLEEFNTGVKSIFGSSLSTHRLRRRRPRPTKRVPTASSFLELEQANAEEREAFLAFVEQLGTSRFLPEQTEIWQLWRRLRQEEPQLVGNLEGFLARMNSHLQEAQASKEALEQTLRKRDSDHHHEVRRLYEEMEQQITQDRQQLQAESDSRGLALSSQVQDVLMAKECEAQRLAASHRELEAQLQHLSSAQQEAHAENLQLREAERELAGRLEEVQGQLQVTRGHLATARARVSWQTEEEPRQVQSLQAQEKALLTPEEAPLPEILGDNDNDWAELLSRFCSPPQGALQLTWSPPPTPRATLNSLTPRVVRQISISESCTLPLAQEPVADPDEAQRSSPAMPAGAEGEDGVELEGQDVGPELPAKLPILEPRSQPEPPPEAHLPSRESRSLLVAAFKARVPLQEDPPPQAGLPSPQAPVGPSKQLQASDPHDQAPGLTSAAARLPKQEGAAPAQDLQAIGFEPNPASQSLGEKVRKEEDIKRGGDLSSVQSLEVSGPPAGVWEQLPHGALQASLQVLADTESPDPGKLPLARGPPPLAPLGAVNTFSYLPELGAQPSPPATAAHQEGWPDSPPSKEPRADSHPADPGMDSQGTGQNPSSGTSGPGEPQLHPDCVFHIIFLGDSNVGKTSFLHLLHHNSFAANLSATVGVDFRVKTLLVDNKCFALQLWDTAGQERYFSLSRQLLRKADGAVLMYDVTSHSSFTHIRYWLDCLQDAGADGVVVLLLGNKADCEKERQVPTEAGQHLAQELGVSFGECSAALGHNILEPMVSLVRSLKKQEDRLKQTMVDMIPRKPPKRAGCCS; translated from the exons ATGGAGAGTGGACAGAGAACATCCCGAAAGAGCCGCAAGCTGGGCTCCAATCGCCGGCAGCAGATGCGAGAGCCAGCCGACGGTCAGGATGCTCCCATGGCCCAGGAGCCCGTGACCTGGTCCTCTCAGGCTCAGGAAGAGCTGCAGGCTTTTCTCCAGGACTGTGGGGCCAAGAACAGGAGCTTTGTCACCCGCCAAGACCTGGAG GCGGCCAAGTTCAGCTTCCTGGGCAGCAACGAGGAGCTGGAGATGATCTTTGACTGGGTGGACGTGGAACGGAAGGGACGCCTCTCCCTGGAAGAATTCAACACTGGAGTCA AAAGCATCTTTGGCtccagcctgagcacccacaggcTCAGGAGAAGACGGCCACGGCCCACGAAGAGGGTGCccacagccagcagcttcctggagCTAGAACAGGCCAACGCAGAGGAGAGGGAGGCCTTCCTGGCatttgtggagcagctggggaccaGCCGCTTTCTTCCTGA GCAGACGGAGATCTGGCAGTTGTGGAGAAGGCTCCGGCAGGAGGAGCCCCAGCTGGTGGGCAACCTGGAGGGCTTCCTGGCCAGGATGAACAGTCACCTGCAGGAGGCCCAGGCCAGCAAAGAGGCACTGGAGCAGACCCTGAGGAA GCGCGACTCTGACCACCACCACGAGGTGCGGCGGCTGTACGAGGAGATGGAGCAGCAGATCACACAGGACAGACAGCAGCTACAAGCCGAG AGCGACTCGCGTGGCCTGGCCCTCAGCTCCCAGGTGCAGGATGTGCTGATGGCCAAGGAGTGTGAGGCCCAGCGGCTGGCTGCCAGCCACAGGGAG ctagaagcccagctccagcatcTTAGCAGCGCACAGCAGGAAGCCCATGCGGAGAACCTGCAGCTTCGGGAGGCTGAGCGGGAactggctgggaggctggaggaGGTGCAGGGGCAGCTGCAGGTGACGAGGGGCCACCTCGCCACTGCCAGGGCCCGAGTGTCCTGGCAGACAGAGGAAGAACCCAGGCAAGTACAGTCACTCCAGGCTCAGG AAAAGGCCCTCCTCACCCCAGAGGAGGCCCCCCTGCCTGAGATATTGGGGGATAATGATAATGACTGGGCTGAGCTGCTGAGCCGCTTCTGCAGCCCACCACAGGGAGCCCTGCAGCTCACCTGGAGCCCACCCCCGACTCCCAGAGCTACCTTGAACTCCCTGACGCCCCGCGTAGTCAGGCAGATTTCCATCTCAGAGTCCTGCACCTTGCCCTTGGCTCAGGAGCCAGTTGCAGATCCAGATGAGGCTCAAAGGAGCAGCCCTGCGATGCCTGCCGGGGCTGAGGGTGAAGATGGGGTAGAGCTGGAGGGGCAGGATGTTGGCCCAGAGCTGCCTGCCAAGCTTCCTATCCTGGAGCCCAGGTCCCAGCCAGAGCCCCCACCTGAGGCCCACCTTCCCAGCAGGGAGTCACGGAGTCTGCTGGTGGCAGCTTTCAAAGCTCGGGTGCCTTTGCAGGAGGATCCCCCTCCCCAAGCAGGCTTGCCCTCTCCCCAGGCTCCAGTTGGGCCCAGCAAACAGCTCCAGGCCTCAGACCCACATGACCAGGCTCCTGGGCTCACATCTGCTGCAGCCAGGTTGCCCAAGCAAGAAGGAGCGGCCCCTGCTCAGGACCTGCAGGCCATAGGCTTTGAGCCAAATCCAGCATCCCAGAGTCTAGGAGAGAAAGTCAGGAAGGAAGAAGACATAAAAAGAGGAGGGGACCTCAGCTCTGTGCAGTCTCTGGAGGTTTCTGGCCCGCCAGCTGgggtctgggagcagctcccacATGGAGCTCTGCAGGCTTCTCTCCAAGTTTTGGCGGACACAGAATCCCCTGATCCTGGCAAGCTCCCTCTTGCAAGGGGCCCCCCTCCCTTGGCTCCACTAGGGGCTGTGAACACCTTCTCCTACCTGCCTGAGCTgggagcccagcccagtcccccaGCAACAGCTGCTCATCAAGAAGGATGGCCAGACTCCCCTCCATCCAAGGAGCCCAGGGCAGACAGCCATCCTGCAGACCCAGGAATGGACTCTCAGGGCACTGGCCAGAACCCATCCTCAGGGACCTCCGGGCCAGGTGAGCCTCAGCTGCACCCGGACTGTGTCTTCCACATCATCTTCCTGGGAGATTCCAACGTGGGCAAGACCtccttcctgcacctgctgcaTCATAATAGCTTTGCTGCCAACCTCTCTGCCACCGTGG GTGTGGATTTCCGGGTGAAAACCCTGCTGGTAGACAACAAATGCTTTGCGCTGCAGCTCTGGGACACGGCTGGCCAGGAGAG GTACTTCAGCTTGTCGCGGCAGCTGCTGCGTAAGGCCGATGGCGCTGTACTCATGTATGACGTCACTTCACATAGTAGCTTCACCCACATCCGCTACTGGCTGGACTGCCTGCAG GACGCCGGGGCAGATGGGGTGGTTGTCCTTCTCCTGGGAAACAAGGCAGACTGCGAGAAGGAGCGGCAGGTGCCCACCGAAGCTGGGCAGCACCTGGCCCAG gagctgggagtcTCCTTTGGGGAGTGCAGTGCTGCACTAGGTCACAACATTCTGGAACCCATGGTGAGCCTGGTACG GTCCCTGAAGAAGCAGGAAGACCGCCTGAAGCAAACAATGGTGGACATGATCCCCAGGAAGCCACCCAAGAGAGCCGGctgctgctcctga
- the CDKN1A gene encoding cyclin-dependent kinase inhibitor 1 translates to MSQLSDEMPQSPRRSKACRRLFGPVDSEQLRRDCDALMAGCLQEARERWNFDFVTETPLEGNFAWERVRGLGLPKLYLSPGPQNGHDDLGGGKLPGPSAVLLPGSAREDHLALSLSCTLVPHSPERPEDSPGASGSSQGRKRRQTSMTDFYHSKRRLVFSRRKP, encoded by the exons ATGTCGCAGCTGTCTGATGAAATGCCACAGTCCCCCCGCCGGAGCAAGGCCTGCCGCCGCCTCTTCGGCCCCGTGGACAGCGAGCAGCTGCGCCGTGACTGTGACGCACTGATGGCCGGCTGCCTGCAGGAAGCCCGGGAGCGATGGAACTTCGACTTTGTCACCGAGACGCCACTGGAGGGCAACTTTGCCTGGGAGCGTGTGCGGGGCCTGGGCCTGCCCAAGCTTTACCTGTCCCCAGGGCCCCAGAATGGCCACGATGACCTGGGAGGGGGTAAGCTGCCTGGCCCCTCAGCGGTCCTGCTGCCGGGCTCAGCTCGGGAGGATCACCTGGCCCTGTCGCTGTCCTGCACCCTCGTGCCTCACTCCCCTGAGCGGCCTGAGGATTCCCCAGGTGCGTCTGGCAGCTCTCAGGGACGAAAACGGCGGCAGACCAGCATGACAG aTTTCTACCACTCCAAACGCCGGCTCGTCTTCTCCCGGAGGAAGCCCTGA